The genomic region TCAAtgccaacaaaacaacaacaacaaaaaaatacttaCATTACTGGCCAAGGCATCCTGCAATTTGGTGACTGGGTTAGCTGCAGTGCCAGAGGCAGAACCAGGTGGCAAGCTGAAGTCAGAGtcctgaaaaatcaaaacacacaaaattcAAATCCAGGGCCAAGGGCCACCCATCTGCTTCTCATGGTTAATGACTTTAGCCTGAATCATGACACTAGAAACTAAAGATTGTCCTCCAGTAAGCCttgctgaaaagaacaaaaagacacTTCTCAGCACGCAGCAGCAGGCAAACCCCAGAGGCACACAAAGGCTTAGATGGCCATATTTTTGTCCCTCACCTCTGTTACCACCCCAGCTGGTCCCTAGGATAATATTTCCAAAAGGATATTACACGTTTGCCAAGACATCTTGAGTACCCGGTTTGTGTCAGTAACAAAATCTAAGGCAAATCTACAGCCGGAAGCTTCCTCTAAATAATCCTTCTGCCTCAACCCACCTTTCATATCTCAACAAGCTCAAATCACCaagaagataaaattaaattcaatCCTCACTTTAGGATTTACTCCAAATTCAATGGGTGGCACAGGAAGTACAGAATCCACGTGAATTTCCACCCCGTTAACAGGGGGAATATTCCCTTCCAGCCGTTCCGTTCCCTCCGAAccctttctgtttttcagggagCGTTCGTTGCCGATTGGTCCAGGCTTGTGTTCCTTGTTCTGTCCTGAGCCTTGATCTGAATCCTTAACAGGAAAGCAGAGAGGCTGAGACACAAAGACTGAATAACCCAATCTCAAGCCTTAAAAACGCTATCAAGAACAGCACAACCACTTCACAAGATCTCTCGCTATGTGCTCTGGCTTGGCTGCAAATCCAGATTACCTTTTTATCAGATTGCTTCTGCACTTGCTCCTTCTGGCAGTCAGGCTTTGGGTCGACCAGGCCAGCCCCATTCATCTCCTCTGGTTTGAGGGTGCCATATGGAGAACTGCGCTGAGAGGAGGTAGCGGAGGATTCCCGAGACTCCGCGCTCAAGTCAATGCCACTATCCCCCTGGCTGCCTTTAAAACCCTGCTATGCAAAGCACGAAATGTGTTAAAGCCCCGGACTCCGACCCAGCTccacaaaggaggaaaaaaaatcccagaaaacagCAAGACCATGTCCCCTTTTCAAATCGCATTCTTGGTTAACTGCAAAGGAGTTGGGCCTgacctgcagcatccctgggctgctgcttcagctctacACAACTCTGAGACAGGTTAACCAGTGCACCAACCACACCATGgctttagaataaggaaaaaGTGTCCCACACAGCAACCAGGCTGAGATTGCCAACCTCATTTCACTTGTGACCCAAACCATATTTGAATGCTGGTCTCCAGAGGTGAAGCATTCAGGAACCTCCTCCGCCCTCCCTGCATTAAGGCTACAGCTACACACTGGCTCACAGGCATCAGGCACACAAACATGACCTATGGGATTCCACCATCCTCAACCACACTCTGCGTCCAGGTCGGAGCATAACCCTGGAATAGCTCTAGCAGACAGTTACTCCAGATTTATACCCACATGTAACGCCAAGCAGCGCTTGGCTCCCTAGGTCAAGATTTGAGCAGCATCAAGCTAAAAGATCAGAATTGCAAAGAGACAGTTTAAAATTGCACAAGCAGAGCTGAGAGTCGCTAGGCACAGATGGAGCAATGAGAAGCATAAGCCACCtatgttaatattttatacaCACAATACCTGAAATGGCATACTGGGTGCCACTTACCTCAGTGGTGCTAGATTCAGTACCATTGAAGGTATTTACAGGCTTGCTCCAGGAGTCACTGCCAGGAGACTGAACGGAAAGAGCTGGAAGACAACAGAGAGCAGGGTGCTTAGAACACAACTGTGAGCACATCTTGTATGCTGTGCATGTTACACTATTAACTTTCCATTTCTAGACTTGAGATAGGACATTTTCGCCATTGCAGAAAGCTAGTGTTGCCTAATCAGCTGAGACATGATACAACAGAGAGAACACAGGGTATGGAGAGCGAGAGTAGAGAGCAGCGAAGAGATTTCTTTGGGAACATGAAAacaacaggagaaagaaagggcAGAGATAGAAATGAGGGAAGTACTAGCTATTCAGTGCTAGACGATGAGAAAACAGAGGAAGGCAAAATAAGAAAATGGCTGAAGTAGATCCAGCCCAACAGGCTAGAAAATGCTATACAGTAGGATCTCAATGTTACACAAAGACTCAAGAAATAGATTAGGAGACTGACATGGTCAACAACAGGAGGAGGCTGATTGAACAGTGTAGCTTTGAACAGATGTTACTCCAGATGCCTGCTAGCTCCCCTCCCACTTACAGCATCAACCAAGAGAAGGTTGTCTCCTCTTAAGCACGGACACCCTGTCCTTCCTGCACACACCAGAGGATTCCCTAGCTCTGCAAAACACTTCGGAACAGACAGACCCAAACTCACCTGGACTGTTGCTCTCCCAGATCTCTGTGCCCAGGCTGTTTCCAGACACTGTTACATCACTTTGCTCCAAGCACAAGCCGTTCTGCTTCTTCGCAAATCGAGGAGGAATGCGAGACGGAAGGACACGGGCCTTAGCTGGTGCCTGAGAGAGAAAAGGCACAGGCTGTAAGACCTGTCACTGCACTGGGGTAACACGGCCTGTTCCTGGCAAGTTCAAACACTGGATTTCTACATGGTGTAATGTGAGAAGCCCCTAACTCATGTAACAGAACCATACAAAGTAATTCCGACTGCcccccggccttttttttttttaatggacccTGTGGCTACAGGGAGATTCCCCCAGTCAGTGAAAAAAGCTGCCTTCAGCAGCATCAGGCTTTTGTCTTTTGGGGAGTTGAGAGGATAGgatacaaagcaaagcaaaattaaCACTACAACAGACTTGCTCTGCTTAATTCCTCTCTTTTACTCCAGCTACAGCAAAATCAATTAATAATTTCACAATACAGAGATGGCTCTTTCACAGAGCCAAGATCTGAACAGAAAGAGAAGCACATACCTGCAACTGCAAGACCTTTCCCACTGCACGTTCTCACATTGTCTTCAGATGAATTTTAAATATGCCAAGCAACCAGGCTTTTGTAACTTTGCTTGTGAGACTCTCTGAACCAACCACAAGCTCTCCTTGTCAGGAAGCATTTCCAAACAaagcttttcatttgcatttagtCCTACAGATTTCACTAAGTCTCCCTTCACGTCAAAATATTCTCGTATCCCCCTAGAATTTGCAGTCTTCCCAATATGTGTAGATAAATGCACCCTTCTTAAACATTACTTAACTAAGCTATCGACGCTGCAGTCTTAAATCTTTTCTTGTAAATCAACTCCTTTATCCTGTTATGAACATTAAATTGTCAGCGCTTCTTCCAGTTTGTTAAATGCTTTCTGGTCAGGTGCCCAGACACAAACATGACACCTCCGGCAAGGAAGCTACCACACCCTGCTCTACCAATAACCCGTTGTTGACACAGCAAGGGCGCAGAGGTCCTCCACTGCTCACGCTGCCCAATATCCCACCAACTACAGCCAACCACTTGGCTTAGCGAGCCCAGTTGCTTTGGATGAGGATCGCTTTAGAAAACCCTCCTTAACTCACAAGTAACAATTCTGCTAGAAAACAAGAACAGTCAGAAATTTAACCATCCATCCTTTTCAAACCAATGGCCCCTGCCCATCAAAGCCAAAATGTGTTTCCTGGGCCTAATACAGGATTTATCCTGCTTTGGCCAACTGCATGTTTTTCTGATTATCCACTTCTGGGGGCCTGTTCCTCTGGCTGCACTCCAAATAGCTTATCATGTTAAGATTTTTCTGCCTCCCACTCCTcacctgagcagcctgttccttcTTCCGTCGCTCCTCTTCCAGCAGACGACGCTGCTTTTTAGTAAGAACCTCAATGAAGCCTTCACCTGCCAAAGAACCTACTTCATTCTCTTCCGCTGTGTTCGACACCCGATTATCAATGATGGTACCTGAACAAAGCATATACCAGGAAGAAACTGTGCATATGTGAACGCATATAAAGCTTTATAATTGCACTAATTTAAAGAATGCATTCCAAATGGGATCCATGCTACAGGTAAACCAGTTCAGCCGGCAGCATTGCACCTAAGCTTTGAAAACTAAGCCAGGGTAGTCTGTTGACATGTACCAGTCACTTTATCCTGCAGAGCTTTGCTCTCCTCTGCCTCAATATAAGCatgctccagctgggagagctTAGGAACATGAGCTGTGTGGTAACTCGGGTAACTTTGGGTATAGTATCAGTTGAAACAAACCCCACACCTTTCCAAATGCTACTCCTAAGGACAAAGCAGGTACAAGTACTTTTGAAAACATACCCATCACCTCTGGATGTAAAACCTCAGTCCTACGAATGTCAAAAAGCTGAGCTGGCCTAATGCCAGCGGTTTCAGACTCATTTCTTGCCTTCTTGCCATGAGCTCAGACTCAAATTCACCACTCCGGATGCTCTTTCAACTTCCTTTGTGCTACATAAGGTATTTTGGGCTTGAAATTTAACACTTCAGAAATATGGAAAAATCTTACTTTCTCCCTAAAACCAAACTTTCTATAGAAGAGACATTAGAGAGACTGCCAGATCTGGCTGatagtttgcatttaaaatttaaagccaTCTTTGTCTTCCCTGTTTAGATACACTTCAGTTTCTTGCTTGTGtgggaaatggaaaataatctaACCTGATAGTTAACATTATACTGGATTGAATGAGCCTTGCTCGAAGTTGTCACAATGTACTatcccttttaaaaaacaaatgaactAAGGCACTCACTTCCGTAGCTCAGTTCAAACTGTGACAAGGCCTCTCCCTTCTCGCTTGCTCTCTGCGCAGTGGATTTGGgctccttctctgtctttttacCTGGCCCCTCAGCACTCTCCGAGTTGCCATGGGAAGCCCTATCCAAGCTGTAAATGGAGTGGCTGCTCCCACCACTGGCGTTGCCAAGGCCCCCTCCTTCTTCTGGAGATCTacgaggaaagaagggaaaggaattaGATTTGTCACTAGAAGATGAGTAAAAGTAGCAAGAAGAAAACATATGGGCTGTGTTTTCTTTGCCAGGTTTCTAATCACATCTCATCCTTCCCTAGCTTTTGCTCAACTGAAGCAGACATTAAATTCTGAGCACAAAACCCATTACAAGGATGTTACTGGGCAAGTGGGATGGAAACAGAACAATACCTGTACTCATGAGTCAACCAACGTGCTGCCCCCGCAACAATATATTACCCTGCTTGTCCCCACAGGGAGAGCTCTGTGCTTCTATACAGTGTCTCCTACCCTCCTATGACTCCGCTCTAACAGATCCCCTGCCCCTCCTTGCAATTAACACGCATTTATTCACAAGCGCCAGGTGAGGGGAAAGGAGACGGCGAGAGCCTGACgacattgagaaaaaaaaagttctattttgtTTCTCCCATGGTTTTTTTGCTCCTTTGACCACCATCCACCCATAGCTCCCCAGCATGCAACTCACAAGACAGACAGGTTGCGGGGGGAAGCTTCCCCCTTCCTTTACTTTCCCTTTCTACCTGCATGCATCTTTCCATACatcagctctcctctcctttaaTTCCACATAAACTACTATTACTTACTACATCAAGGAATTGGGGGACATGGGTCataagaggacagaaaaaaaaaacgaacaagtTGGCTATTTCTCAGTGCTTTAAACCCAATACAAAAagacccttttttcttctttgcctgttAGAGGATAACAAGGAAGCTGTCAAACTGGCCCAGAACCAAGGCCCACCTAACCCAGCACCCCGTTGATCATCAGATTCTTCACAATACACTTGCAAGGAAACACTTAAATCCCTGGTGtcacagctgttttaaaatactctgAGGAGGAACTCCTCCTACCAGGCTAGGAACACACAGCACTGCTTGCCATCTATCACTGGTCTCCACTAAGgtctaagaaaatatttgctcagGCAAAGCTAGGGCTGGCAATGTCACACACTGCACTCATGCCAGAAACACGCTACTAGGAATCCAGGATAGTGATGCTCAGTCTGCACAGCTCACAGCAACTCATCCCAGGAAAACCCAGCCCTCACTTCTGTGCACTGCTACACTCCACTAGGGACCCATGATAGCAGTGGAAGGACACAACAGCTTTAGAGTAAACGAAGGAAATCCTGGTCCTTATCTTTCATGCCTCTAGTGAGAGGCAGTCAAGAGAGTAGAGAGCTGCCTTGGCACAAAACTTATGTCGACAAGAGCAGCACACGTCAAGCCCACAGTGTCTCAGCAACTTCCATAAACCTGAATTCCCAGCACTGAAGCAAAGGCATCACTTGTTTGTAAAACTGACAACGATGAAGCCCTTGGGTGTCATAAGGCTGGATTAACAGTGCTGGAAGTCACCCGCACtacataaaaagaaacacagccaACAGCTCCTCACCCACAGCCCAGCCCTTCTGCAATCCTCCGATATCAGATGAGGTATCTGTACATCAGAATGCAACTCTACCTTTTGCTTTTAATCAGTGTCCCGTTCTGCTGGCTGTCGTATCTGGAAGCTGCTCCTACACCAGTCCTGACGGACTGCTCCACAAACCCTGTTGGCTCGGTCTTGCGGCTCTGCCTGTCAACAATCGGCCTTTGGCTTGAGAAGCTCCTCTTTGCTagctccctcttctctcccaggcTTCCGTTCCCGAGGCCACTCTCTAGCTGGCcttcgctctctgcaactccatCTCGCCTCTCCCGCCGCTCGCTGAAGTCGCTGCTTTCAGATGCTGTCTCCCACTCCTCATTGGCGTGGTCGGATGAGTTCTGGTAGGACAGCTCAGGAGACCGTCTGCCCGAGATGGTGCTCTTCTCTGGGGTGGTCAGCTTGGGTCTTCCAGGCCACTGGCTGGGCAGCACGTTGGGGACTCCCTCCTCAGGGTTCCACTGGCCGACTGATTCCCTCTCTTGCCTGAGGCGCCTGAATCTTGGTGGTTTGTCCTGGCGGGGGGGACGCCTTCTCCTGAATGGCCTGTTTTCTATGTTCTCCTGATCCGCAGAGTAATCTTCCTGGAAAAAGTGCCTTTTGTCATCCAGATGGCTCTCATCAAAAACCCGGCTAGAGAAGGAATCCACGTGTTTATAAGAATCCTGAATGTACTCCCTGTCGGACTGTTGCCTGCTCCCAAAAGTGTCCGATGGAGAGGTGTGGCTGTActcctgccaccctgctcccccactCCTGCCTTGCCACTGGGTGGGCTCCTTACCCATGAAACCCCTTCGCCCATAGCCAGAGTTGCTCAGTCTTGGTGGCAGTGATCTCCCAAAAGCTCTGGGGGCCCTCATCTTAGGATCCAGACTAGTGTGATCATCTGAATAGATTTTGTTGGACCTCCAAGATTCTTTGAAGTCTCCCTTTTTCAAATCACTGTCCTCCCTGTCCAGCACAGAGCCTTCATTGCTGTTCTCTGATCCTCTCTGCCGGCGACGCTTGGGGAGCTCCTCGTATTCTGACCCTTCACTGTGTGTCTCACTTGCAATCCGGCGCCTTGGTTTGCCTCTGGGGAAGTCCTCTGGCTGGTTGAACTCCCGAAGCCCTCGCCCTCGGCTACTCCGCTGGTTGTTATAGACTCCCCGGCTGCCCACAACAGTGCCTCGGCCTCTGAAAGTAAACTCTCTGAAGCCTCTCCCTCGCCCACGCCCCTGACCTCTCCCACCAAAGGCTTGTTCCTCATCAATGAAGATccagttgtttctttttgtggGAGGTAGATCACCAGACTCTCTGCATAGCTTGTTCTCCCAGGTTCTTTCTGGCTTCTCTTCCTCCtcgtcttcctcctcttcctcttgagATTTCTCAGCCTCTCGGGCAAGGCTGGCTTGGGAAGAACCTTTGTCATCCAGCAGATAGCGTGTGGAGTTCAGTAAGGCTGTAGAATCATCTGACTCATTTTCTACTTTCTGAACAGCTGCCTTCTCCTTCAGTGGGCGCGAGGTGTCCTCGCCCTCCAGTTTAACCTTCTCgatctccttctccttctcttccacctTGAGGGCTTTCAGGACTGGTTTTTTTATTGGGCCTGATCGCCGTGTCCTCCCCATTTGCTCCTGGTGCTGACCACTGGTGTTCCGGTTCTCAGGAGCCCACTCCGTTGTCTCTTCAGCCGGCTGTTTGGTATTGGCTCCTTCTTTCTTCCACGGGTCAGCATTGAATGACTGCTCATCCCTGGGCACTTCTTCAGCAACCTCTGCTGCAGTCTCTGCAGGTTTCTGATGGTGGCTGATATCCCAACCATTATATTCAGGCTTCTTCTCTGCTTGGATAAAATCAGGCTCCAGAGGTGAACACCTCAAGTTTGCATGGCGGTTGCCAGAAGTAGAAGTTTCCTGCACAGTCTCCTGATGCTGAAACAGGAGATCTTGGCCTATCCTCTGAGACGACAGGCAGCTGTCAAAGTCTGCTTGGGCCTTCTTGTCAAAAGCACTCAAAtactcctcccctctctcctcaaaGAGATCTCGCTGGGTGCTCAGACCCTCTGGCCTTCCAGAAGAAGGAGAGTAACTGTCATTcctgagaaggaaggaaaaaacaaacaaaagaaagtcaGCTAACACAGAGGACAGCACAACTCCAAGGCCTCATGCTGGGCACAAGAGGcggaaacaaataaataaactggAGTTTGTTCTAAATCATGAGGAATGAGCCTATAAATACCTGAATGCTGGGCAGATCTGCTGTGGCCCCAGGCTGTACTGCCTTCTTTGTCAAATCAACGGATGATAAAGAAAGCAGTTCCTATGATGGGCAGCAAACTTAAGAAATAAAGGGAGATTCAGCCTCCAACATATGTGGAGATCTGAAAACAAGGAACTGATTTCAGGAAGTCCCAAAAAATTAGGAGACAAACTAGAAAGTATCAGAATTTTTGACTCGTCGTTTTCTGTACCTACCCACGTAGGTGACAAGTGCCTCTCTCCTACCGAACAGGCTCCAAGCTGGTCAACCTTGACCGGCATCAGATAGAAAAACTCTGAATAGCTCAGTCCATAAGCACCTCCACAACTTAAACACTCAAGAGTGTTAAGGGTGCTACCAGATCAGTACTCGGCCTGTTCAGAGGTATCTTTCGGGTCAACTCTACACCTGCTTTTCAGTAGGAGATGACTTATGGCAGCACCTCCCATTGCAGCATGAGGACAGGGGAGTTCTGCACTCACCTGGCATGCAGCCCCTCCATGGTCATGTCAGCCTGTTTTTGATGTGACAGGGAGTACCCTTTGCTCTGCAGGGATGTGTAGCTCTCCTGGCCCCACACTGGCACAGGGTCCAAGGGAGCACTTTTCCTTTCCACCTGCCCTGCCTGACAGTTCTGATCTTCAGACCGACAACTGCTTCCTCCAATGGAGTCCTGCTGAATCATGGGCTTCATAATTCCTGGTCACAAAAGAATTCATATCATTAACGCTAGGATCTCGCAGCCAAGAAAAATTAGCAACCTGCTGCTAGCTTGACCCCCCCTTCCTTCCAGGGCAGCAGGCAACTGCAGCCATGGAAACCTTTCTGGTAGAGGGAAGACTGTTTGGGAAATATACATCTGGGAAATACACCTGGAGTAATACAGAAGGTGACACAGCTTTCAGAGCCCAGCCTACACAGAACGCTACACACCATCACTGGCTTGGAAGCAAGCAGGTGTGTGAAAACGAACTACAAACTCAAGGGAAAGATTTATACATCCTGATGTTTATATTCACACCTCTGAAGATCAGAAACAAGGCAGGAAGGTGCTAGGAGCACACAGCTCAGGAACTACAGCATTTTTCCATCATGTTTCTTGAAGGGGGTCTATTAAGATTTCACATGATTACAGCAACCCCCAAACTGATCCTTCTCCAAAGGGCAAAATCTGCTTTTACACCCAACTAAGGCTCCAAAGCTGTTAGGGAAGATCTCCCattgcagggcagggcagcaacAGGCAGGTgtcttccctcccagcctcctTTGTTCCCTCACCAGCCCTCACTACAACTGACTCCTCCTGATCCCTAGAAAAGGTCAGTCACAGCCAGCCAAGATGCAAAGTCTGGACAGAGGTAAGATGGGTAAAGCACTGCAACTTTCCAGACACGGACCAACCGAACAGCCACGGTAAagggaaacactgaaaacacCTTACCTGAAGGGTGAAGGGCTGAAGGGTAGAAATCCACAGGGGCACGACTCTGGGCCATGCGAGGGTCCATATAAGAGGGCATCATCATCCATCGAGGATCAAAGCCAAGCATCTGGGGGTGCGGCGGGTAGAACGTCCgttggggatgggaatgggatgggggaGGATagacttgctgctgctgccagtgctgcatCTTgtacagctgctcctgcagggaagagggatGGGCCATTTGACACAAATGGTCACGGTGCCAGGAATGCCATTTGCGAACTGGCCAGCCGAAGGGGAACACATTCTATGTGTTAGAGGCTCAGCAACAGATCAGATGGGTGGGTAGAGTGGATAAGGGAAATTCGCTACCAACTGGGAACATGGCAGTTGTTCTTATCTCTAAATACCCAGAACAGCCAGAATAAGTTGCAGGCAGAAGTGCAGCCAGAATCTCACACCAGTATGGGCCACGCTACACGGCCATATGCAAGGGATCACCTTGAAGACTGGAGTTTGCATTTTCTCAACACTTCTATAAGATCCAGGACGGTTTTCCAGTCAAACAAATTTCCTAATTGGAACCAAATACTTTAGAAGATGTTCTTATTTGGAAGAAATGCAATTATAAGTTATTTAGTGTGCATATATTCGTTCTACTCCTGTTAGCTGAACAATTAGATAAGAACAGAGAGCTATTaatattttatagtattttctgCGCATCCTCTAGAGATGGGTGACACCCTCGCATTGTTTCCCATCTCCATGTGGCCAGTCCACCTTCCTTTAGCTGAAGACTGTCATGATGTTAATCTGATTTGACACTTAACTTTTGCCAAAGGTCCAAGAAGAACCTATATTTGAAGGGAACTTTGTGTAtcaaagaaagctttcaaaaggTAAACAGCTCCAATTAACATGAAATATGTCTATTTACCTGTCAAATTTTCCACCACATTTTCTTACTAAGCTTATAATGGTGTCAGATACTGTAACTGTTTATAAAAAAAGCCAATCCCCTACCGCAGACCAAGAGAGACACCCTTAAATCTGGGCCTGATGCATCATTATGGCAAGACAGAAACTCAGATAAATGCAAAGATTATATCAGAGTTATCTAGTGCTCCAGTACcttggagaaaatatttcattaatggtACCAACactattattttgttattttcatgGAACCATTGCCACCAAAGCAGCAATACAAGTCACCCAAAATACAAACTGCCTCATACATACTAATGACACAGTGGataagagaaattaaaatgaaaatttcatgTTCTTCCAGTAGCAATGACCTGCAGTATTATTAGCATGACAGCAAAGGCATCCAATTCTTTTTAGTTTAAGAGCATCTCTTTTAAAGAGTAACATTAGCAGCGTTTGCTGCTGTACATTTGAATCGCGAAAATGTCAACTGCCCAGTAACAAGCACAGGGCAACATTCATAAAAGAGCAATTACTGAGCTTCCAAGCAAAAGCCAAATGTGAGCTCTTCACTAAGGTTTGCAGCATCGTTGATTATATCACATTTCAACTGGTTATTCTATGAAGAATGGCAATTAACTTTGCATTATCTCCAGCCTGAATATTCTGCCCTTTGGTTTGACTCTGCTGCCCTAAGGAGGCCCATTGCATCTAGAAGAAGAGCTGAACAGCGCGTACGGCATACAGCACTGTAAAGCTGAGCAAGATGCAAGACACATAAAGCAGTTCAGGCTGGTCTCTCAAAACCCCAGAAGAGagttttcaataaaacaaaaatgaaacagtgaAGACCAAACATTTATGATGCAAAGAGAGTAATGATTTGGAAGAGCCTCACAGAGGAAAACGTGGCTAGGCAGAAGATAAGAGCAGATGTAGGAGACAACCCCTCAACAAAGGCAGGAGGTGGAACGAGAAGGGTGCTGCTTCACAACCCTCACGTTCAGTCCAGAAGCAGAGTCCTACCACCTGCCAACCTAAGCATAGTTTGCCCCTGGCAAGCAAACAGCTGCCCGCACCTAACAGGGTAAGGGCACAGCAAGTGCAAAGTAAAATGGAAGCAGCTGGTCCCCAAAGGCTTTCCTTTCCCTTGGCCTGTATATTCATCTCCCTGTCACTGCAGCAGCGCTGAAGAACAGTGTCTCTCTCATCCTGTGCCAGGGAATCAGAACAGATGTTCACCAGGTTCAGTGCCAGCCAAAGGCATCAGAGACTTCACTAGATCAGGCCTACAGCAAGTACCAAGGTAGCCACAACTGCTGTCTTGACTTTGGACGTGGGAAGGAGAATATCCCCAGCTTCTCCTGCATACACacatttgcaaaacagagctCTGCTACAAACTACATAGTCCTAAGATTTCACATTATCAGGAGACACTCAGACAACTGTACAAGACAAGTCAACATTTCTGACAGCTGTGTCTATTTTTCTCCCAGGCAAGTGACAAACCTGGCCTGCCCACGCCTCTCCTCAGCCACAGAAAGCCCTAACCACAATAGCTCCAGCATCACAGGGTGGACGTAAAATTCATGAAACATATATAGAGCCCTTTTACACTTGTCAGACAGGATACACGTGTGATCAAATGTACTGAAAAAGGCCAGAGTAAAACCCCCATTTACGACCCCCCAGTCCAAAGCCAGTTGGTCAGTGCTGATGGTGTTGAGAACCAAGCAAACACAACAGGTTGGTGGGGGTCCAAAGGAAGAGGGGTGGGAATGTCACACCTATtacctgctgctgttgctgctgctgcctctggaaTCGTGGGGGAAGAGACTTCTGGTATTTGTTGAATTCCTGTGCTGGAGAGGGAGCTTCTCTgagctcctcctcactgctgctttgggctgctgctgctggggcaggagtcTCCTCTTCCAGATAGCCaacagagacatcctgtgtgtgAAACTCAGGGgttgctgcagagaagaaaataagcc from Chroicocephalus ridibundus chromosome 15, bChrRid1.1, whole genome shotgun sequence harbors:
- the PRRC2B gene encoding protein PRRC2B isoform X3 → MSDRLGQITKGKDGKSKYSTLSLFDKYKGKSIEAIRTTVIPRHGLQSLGKVAAARRMPPPANLPSLKSENKGNDPNIIIVPKDGTGWANKQDQPDQKSSSATAAQLQESLPQQGLQKSVSNLQKPTQSISQESTNSVPGGPKSWAQLNGKPAGQEGGSRASSRLLSFSPEEFPTLKAAGEQDKVGKEKGALDPSYGPGPSLRPQNVTSWREGGGRNITSATSLTASPAELGSKTSSTGDGAPSSVSASDPKEPSLRPAQPVRKGASQFMGNVYQPPTYHDMLPAFMCPQQPSETPASLDRGSFPLPQLRLEPRVPFRQYQMNDQDGKENRLNLSRPTRPLRQQIERAPRPTIINAENLKGLDELDTDADDGWAGIHDEVDYSEKLKFSEDEEEEETLKDGRQKWNSWDPRRQRQLSLSSADSADVKHTVEEGKNWGDSVGLSRSVRKVQDSQQPPRKLNGWSSTSEYQKPTLGSILRQQSLEDKEEKVPLRQKFVHSEISEAVERARRRREEEERRAREERLAACAAKLKQLDQKCKLAQKTSETQKHTENEDVRPPSTEKNAVQENGHAFRRATPEFHTQDVSVGYLEEETPAPAAAAQSSSEEELREAPSPAQEFNKYQKSLPPRFQRQQQQQQQEQLYKMQHWQQQQVYPPPSHSHPQRTFYPPHPQMLGFDPRWMMMPSYMDPRMAQSRAPVDFYPSALHPSGIMKPMIQQDSIGGSSCRSEDQNCQAGQVERKSAPLDPVPVWGQESYTSLQSKGYSLSHQKQADMTMEGLHARNDSYSPSSGRPEGLSTQRDLFEERGEEYLSAFDKKAQADFDSCLSSQRIGQDLLFQHQETVQETSTSGNRHANLRCSPLEPDFIQAEKKPEYNGWDISHHQKPAETAAEVAEEVPRDEQSFNADPWKKEGANTKQPAEETTEWAPENRNTSGQHQEQMGRTRRSGPIKKPVLKALKVEEKEKEIEKVKLEGEDTSRPLKEKAAVQKVENESDDSTALLNSTRYLLDDKGSSQASLAREAEKSQEEEEEDEEEEKPERTWENKLCRESGDLPPTKRNNWIFIDEEQAFGGRGQGRGRGRGFREFTFRGRGTVVGSRGVYNNQRSSRGRGLREFNQPEDFPRGKPRRRIASETHSEGSEYEELPKRRRQRGSENSNEGSVLDREDSDLKKGDFKESWRSNKIYSDDHTSLDPKMRAPRAFGRSLPPRLSNSGYGRRGFMGKEPTQWQGRSGGAGWQEYSHTSPSDTFGSRQQSDREYIQDSYKHVDSFSSRVFDESHLDDKRHFFQEDYSADQENIENRPFRRRRPPRQDKPPRFRRLRQERESVGQWNPEEGVPNVLPSQWPGRPKLTTPEKSTISGRRSPELSYQNSSDHANEEWETASESSDFSERRERRDGVAESEGQLESGLGNGSLGEKRELAKRSFSSQRPIVDRQSRKTEPTGFVEQSVRTGVGAASRYDSQQNGTLIKSKRSPEEGGGLGNASGGSSHSIYSLDRASHGNSESAEGPGKKTEKEPKSTAQRASEKGEALSQFELSYGSTIIDNRVSNTAEENEVGSLAGEGFIEVLTKKQRRLLEEERRKKEQAAQAPAKARVLPSRIPPRFAKKQNGLCLEQSDVTVSGNSLGTEIWESNSPALSVQSPGSDSWSKPVNTFNGTESSTTEQGFKGSQGDSGIDLSAESRESSATSSQRSSPYGTLKPEEMNGAGLVDPKPDCQKEQVQKQSDKKDSDQGSGQNKEHKPGPIGNERSLKNRKGSEGTERLEGNIPPVNGVEIHVDSVLPVPPIEFGVNPKDSDFSLPPGSASGTAANPVTKLQDALASNAGLTQSIPILRRDHHLQRCIGLNPMSFPTADLTLKMESARKAWENSPSLPEQNSPGGAGSGIQPPSSVGASNGVSYSSFGGVSMPPMPVASVAPSASIPGNHIPPLYLDGHVFASQPRLVPQTIPQQQSYQQAAAAQQIPISLHTSLQAQAQLGLRGGLPVSQSQEMYSSIQPFRSQVYMHPSLSQPSTMVLTGGTALKPPYSAFPGMQPLEVVKTQSGSPYQPMNGSQTLVYEGQINQAAGMGASQMMDSQLTQLTMPVPGSQLPLPRYGSGQQPLILPQSIQLPQGQNLPVGAPRRILPPGSQPSVLATSRESSQMEMKGFHFSDGKQNMSSGGSVPAPHTYRPSSASPSGKPAGPAVSMGSVQGHYVQQAKQRVDENKANLGAVKLQETASTNQMKPVRTGAIKPQAVKVEESKA